The following coding sequences lie in one Armatimonadota bacterium genomic window:
- a CDS encoding tail fiber domain-containing protein yields MMKPVARLASALALCASLVPPVSAGGGGNTWAIPIQAELKSAAGVPINGNVHLAFSLYNSPSGGTAYWTEFRDVIVTAGLLNTSLGQVTPVPDPFLEPAYLGIQVGTDPEMTPRLLMTAAPYALRLPNVYTFAGMVGIGTASPATTLDIISHDQATMRLYSVNGSAPTILLNRTAASGFAPGSLGALNFGLNGNTWGSIGANFATGTNDGLLFGANYGQVARLMSPGLFELHSSVGDKLVLYRAADGISTVGMGVQGNLLQVHSDTNVSDIAFGYGSSDNLTETVRFSHLGRVGIGTTAPAFPLDIASPGQAVIRMQSAATGYGSVIELRNNSAPQTMIGAINFPHNTDGTIGQIAYLSGHQMVFTIKSLEAMRITDYGRVGINQAVPMYMLDVGGSINASSSVRAAGVLLTSDARYKQHVSTLDGALDKVLALRGVAFDWNRQAWPKKDFPEGRQVGFVAQEVEKVLPEVVSAGADGYKGVAYQNIVPVLVEAIKSQQKQIDEMKAQVERLTAK; encoded by the coding sequence ATGATGAAGCCGGTTGCCCGCCTTGCCAGCGCACTTGCTCTCTGCGCCTCACTCGTTCCCCCTGTTTCTGCCGGTGGCGGCGGAAACACCTGGGCCATTCCGATACAGGCCGAACTCAAATCGGCGGCTGGTGTACCCATAAACGGGAATGTGCACCTGGCCTTCAGCCTCTATAACTCTCCAAGCGGTGGAACGGCATACTGGACGGAATTTCGCGACGTCATTGTAACCGCAGGTCTGCTCAACACGTCGCTAGGACAGGTGACCCCGGTTCCCGATCCCTTCCTGGAGCCGGCCTACCTCGGTATCCAGGTCGGAACCGACCCGGAAATGACGCCGCGCCTCTTGATGACGGCCGCACCGTACGCACTGCGCCTGCCGAACGTCTATACCTTTGCCGGAATGGTCGGGATTGGCACCGCTTCTCCCGCCACCACGTTGGATATCATTTCGCATGACCAGGCAACGATGCGCCTGTACAGTGTCAATGGCAGCGCACCCACCATCCTGCTGAACCGTACCGCAGCCTCCGGGTTCGCGCCCGGGAGCCTGGGGGCGCTGAATTTCGGGCTCAATGGGAATACATGGGGCTCAATCGGCGCCAACTTCGCCACCGGGACAAATGATGGCCTGCTTTTTGGCGCCAATTACGGACAGGTGGCAAGGCTGATGTCGCCCGGCCTCTTCGAGTTGCACTCCTCGGTCGGCGATAAGCTGGTACTCTACCGCGCCGCGGACGGGATATCGACCGTCGGAATGGGCGTGCAGGGCAACCTTCTGCAGGTCCATTCGGACACCAACGTTTCAGACATCGCGTTCGGTTACGGCAGCAGCGACAACCTCACCGAGACCGTCCGCTTCTCCCACCTCGGCCGCGTCGGCATCGGTACGACCGCGCCCGCATTCCCACTGGATATCGCGTCTCCCGGTCAGGCTGTGATTCGCATGCAGAGCGCGGCGACCGGGTATGGCTCCGTCATCGAACTGCGCAACAACTCTGCCCCGCAGACGATGATTGGCGCTATTAACTTCCCGCACAACACGGACGGAACGATCGGTCAGATCGCCTACTTGTCCGGACATCAAATGGTGTTCACCATAAAGAGTTTGGAAGCGATGCGGATCACGGACTACGGCCGCGTGGGAATCAACCAAGCGGTTCCCATGTATATGTTGGACGTCGGAGGATCCATCAACGCCAGCAGCAGCGTTAGGGCCGCTGGCGTCCTCCTCACGTCCGACGCCCGGTACAAGCAGCACGTCTCGACGCTGGACGGCGCGCTGGACAAGGTCCTCGCACTCCGCGGCGTAGCGTTCGACTGGAACCGCCAGGCATGGCCGAAGAAGGACTTTCCGGAGGGACGACAGGTCGGCTTTGTGGCGCAAGAGGTGGAGAAGGTGCTGCCCGAGGTGGTAAGCGCCGGCGCGGACGGGTATAAAGGCGTAGCCTACCAGAACATCGTGCCCGTTCTGGTGGAGGCGATCAAATCGCAGCAGAAACAGATCGATGAAATGAAGGCTCAGGTGGAGCGCCTGACGGCGAAATGA
- the gltX gene encoding glutamate--tRNA ligase encodes MKARTRYAPSPTGPQHIGGLRTALYSWLLARQTGGQFLLRLEDTDRERYDAESERSIKNSLRWLGLDWDEGPEVGGPHAPYTQSERLPIYQEAAERLIAQGNAYRCYCTKQRLDEMRAAQQAAKLPTGYDRKCRNLTAEERAANEAAGLPSVVRFAMPADGSVTFTDAIRGDITFENGLLDDFVILKSDGYPTYQLAAPLDDVLMEITHIIRGEEWISSATKNILLTRALGHEPPIYAHLPLILGPDKKKLSKRNGDAAVKDYQDAGYLPEVLLNFIALLGWSEGTDQELYTREELISKFSLENVTNHPAVFDVVKLDWMNGLAIRAMSLSELAKRCVPYLQAAGLIPDPVPAEMLAYIESVIALEQERLHKLADAPEMTAFFFKHDLEWDDKALKKVQADGAKEILSAAADALEATADWSFESVESAVRGLIETRGVKPGEVIHPVRAAVTGRTVGPGLFETIHVLGKAETIRRLRNAS; translated from the coding sequence ATGAAAGCACGCACCCGATACGCTCCCAGCCCCACCGGACCGCAGCACATCGGCGGACTCCGGACCGCCCTGTACTCGTGGCTCCTCGCCCGCCAGACAGGCGGGCAGTTCCTTCTGCGCCTCGAGGACACCGACCGGGAGCGCTACGACGCCGAGTCGGAACGCAGCATCAAGAATTCGCTCCGCTGGCTCGGCCTGGACTGGGATGAAGGCCCCGAGGTCGGCGGCCCGCACGCGCCGTATACGCAGTCGGAGCGCCTGCCCATCTACCAGGAAGCGGCGGAACGCCTCATCGCGCAGGGCAACGCCTATCGTTGCTACTGTACGAAGCAGCGCCTCGACGAGATGCGCGCGGCCCAGCAGGCCGCCAAGCTTCCCACCGGATACGATCGGAAGTGCCGCAACCTGACTGCCGAAGAGCGCGCCGCCAACGAGGCCGCTGGCCTCCCATCGGTCGTGCGGTTCGCGATGCCGGCAGATGGATCGGTCACGTTCACAGACGCCATCCGAGGCGACATAACCTTCGAGAACGGCCTGCTGGACGATTTCGTGATCCTGAAGTCCGACGGCTACCCCACCTACCAGCTCGCCGCCCCGCTGGACGACGTGCTGATGGAGATCACGCACATCATCCGCGGCGAGGAGTGGATTTCCAGCGCCACGAAGAACATCCTCCTAACGCGTGCGCTCGGCCACGAACCGCCGATCTACGCGCACCTGCCCCTGATCCTCGGCCCCGACAAGAAGAAGCTCTCGAAGCGCAACGGCGATGCCGCGGTGAAAGACTACCAGGACGCGGGCTACCTGCCGGAGGTGTTGCTGAACTTCATCGCGCTCCTCGGCTGGAGCGAAGGCACCGACCAGGAGCTCTACACCCGCGAGGAACTGATCTCGAAATTCAGCCTCGAGAACGTCACCAATCACCCGGCCGTCTTCGACGTCGTCAAGCTGGACTGGATGAACGGCCTCGCAATCCGTGCGATGTCACTCTCCGAACTCGCCAAGCGATGCGTACCCTATCTCCAGGCCGCCGGGCTGATCCCGGATCCGGTGCCCGCGGAGATGCTGGCGTACATCGAGTCGGTCATCGCGCTGGAGCAGGAGCGCCTGCACAAGCTGGCGGACGCCCCGGAAATGACCGCCTTCTTCTTCAAGCACGACCTCGAATGGGATGACAAGGCCCTCAAGAAGGTCCAGGCCGATGGCGCGAAGGAAATCCTGAGCGCTGCCGCGGACGCCCTGGAAGCAACTGCCGACTGGAGCTTCGAGTCGGTGGAGTCCGCCGTCCGCGGCCTCATCGAAACGCGCGGTGTGAAACCGGGCGAGGTGATCCACCCCGTCCGCGCCGCCGTCACCGGCCGCACCGTCGGGCCAGGCCTCTTCGAGACGATCCACGTCCTGGGCAAAGCGGAAACCATTCGCCGGCTGCGAAACGCCTCCTAA